One stretch of Mus pahari chromosome 5, PAHARI_EIJ_v1.1, whole genome shotgun sequence DNA includes these proteins:
- the LOC115064026 gene encoding paired box protein Pax-3-like, giving the protein MTTLAGAVPRMMRPGPGQNYPRSGFPLEVSTPLGQGRVNQLGGVFINGRPLPNHIRHKIVEMAHHGIRPCVISRQLRVSHGCVSKILCRYQETGSIRPGAIGGSKPKQVTTPDVEKKIEEYKRENPGMFSWEIRDKLLKDAVCDRNTVPSVSSISRILRSKFGKGEEEEADLERKEAEESEKKAKHSIDGILSERGKGAQWAARLDLWSAQLQTSSGSSQSSPPASVTATAIGKDIKVKSQRGVQTTQSLLASTCQHQEKNLPLGDRELYRLFPYYLFGVIFEQKIYKKKEPFFHQGLSETEEEEDS; this is encoded by the exons ATGACCACGCTGGCCGGCGCTGTGCCCAGGATGATGCGGCCCGGCCCGGGGCAGAATTACCCACGCAGCGGCTTCCCGCTGGAAG TGTCCACCCCCCTTGGCCAGGGCCGAGTCAACCAGCTCGGAGGAGTATTTATCAACGGCAGGCCTCTGCCCAACCACATCCGCCACAAGATCGTGGAGATGGCCCACCACGGCATTCGGCCTTGCGTCATTTCTCGCCAGCTTCGCGTGTCCCACGGTTGCGTCTCTAAGATCCTGTGTAGGTACCAGGAGACAGGCTCCATCCGACCTGGTGCCATTGGCGGCAGTAAACCCAAG CAGGTGACAACGCCTGACGTGGAGAAGAAAATTGAGGAATACAAAAGAGAGAACCCGGGCATGTTTAGCTGGGAAATCAGAGACAAATTACTCAAGGACGCTGTCTGTGATCGGAACACTGTGCCCTCAG tGAGTTCTATCAGCCGCATCCTGAGGAGTAAAtttggaaaaggagaagaggaggaggcggatctagaaaggaaggaagcagaggaaagcgAGAAAAAGGCTAAACACAGCATCGATGGCATCCTGAGTGAGCGAGGTAAGGGGGCCCAGTGGGCCGCGCGCTTAGATTTGTGGTCTGCGCAACTGCAGACCAGTAGTGGCTCATCTCAGAGCTCACCTCCGGCTTCGGTCACAGCCACCGCTATCGGGAAGGACATTAAAGTGAAAAGCCAGAGAG GGGTACAGACCACCCAGTCCTTGTTGGCTTCGACCTGTCAGCACCAAGAGAAAAATCTCCCTCTAGGGGATCGAGAATTATATAGGCTGTTTCCCTATTACCTGTTTGGAGTCATCTTTGaacaaaaaatttacaaaaagaaagaacccTTTTTCCACCAGGGACTTTCTGAAACGGAAGAGGAGGAAGATTCATAG